The Loxodonta africana isolate mLoxAfr1 chromosome 12, mLoxAfr1.hap2, whole genome shotgun sequence genome segment CCACCAAGCTGGCTGCAGTAGTGTTCAGGCACAAGCCCCCAATCCAGACGTGCGCGGTGGGGGTTGGTCTGGGCAGCTGCACTGTCACCTCCCCTACATTCACTGGCTTCTGTTAGTTTTGGCACCCAGCAGTAGAGCCCTAGGGCTCAGAAGAAGCCAGGCTGTCTGCATCAGTCTGGGTGGTCAGCAGGAAGAGCCAATGAGCCGCGAGGGAAACGCGGGGTCCACCGCCTGGGGGGTCGCAGGCAGCGCGGGGGTCCGGGAAGACTTCCTTGAGGAGGTGACGTCTGCACTGAGGCCGGAGCCCGGAGGGCTACGCAGGTCACAGAGCCGCAGATGCGCGCCTAGGGAGAGCTTGGGCGCGGCGCGGTGACTCAGTTTCCCAGGTGTCGTGGGTGAGAGGGGCAGCCGCAGTGCCGGGGTCCTGCCTAAGCGCGGCGGGGCGGGTGTGTCAGGACCGCGGTTACCAGTGCTCTGCGCGTCACTCCGCGGGCGGGGATTATGGGGCGCGCGCCTGTCCCGGCGGCGCGTGCAGCGGTTCCGTGACGCGATCCTGCATGCGGCGGCGGCGAGCGGAGCAGGCGGAGCAGGCCGGCGGGGCGGAGCGGAGCCGTCCGCAGAGCAGCCCCTCCGGCCGCGGCCACCCACCGGCCCCCGGCGCGGCTCTATGGATAGGAGCTCGCTGCTGCAGCTTATCCAGGAGCAGGTGCGTGAGGGCAGGGCAGCTTCCCATACCGGGCGGCCGCAAGtgcccccacccctccctgcACGACCTTGGCCCCGCACCTGAGACCCAAGGGGAGGACGCTGTACTCGGACATAGGCTGACCCCAGGGCGGGCAGGGTGGGACCGAGACGAGAAGAACCTGGCAGCCCCTCCAGATGGCTGGGGCCTCTGGGCCAAGGGTGCTTGGACCTGCTGCTTGAGCTAGCCTAGCCCAGCCCTGTGAATGAGGGTCTGAGCCTGTGCTCAGCCCTAGGCCGGCTGGCCCCCCCTACCTCTAGCAGCTGGACCCCGAGAACACCGGCTTCATTAGCACGGAAACCTTCGCTGGCCTGGTGCATAACCATGAGCTGCCTCTGGACCCTGCCAAGCTGGACATGCTGGTGGCCCTGGCCCAGAGCAACGAGCAGGGCCAGGTCTGCTACCAGGAACTGGTTGACCTGGTCAGTGCCACTGGGAAGATAGTGGGGAGCCCCAGCCCTGCAGCACAGCACCCTGGCTAGAGGGGGCGGGCAGGTGGCCCCTCTCCACCCAGCCCACTGGGGAGGTGTGTGGATGTGGGGGCTGGAGGGCACTGTGGCAGGGGTCAGGGGTGCCTGGACCCACGCTCAACCCCACCCTTAGATCAACAGCAAGCGCTCAAGCAGCTTCAAGCGGGCCATTGCTAATGGCCAGCGGGCACTGCCCCGGGACGGGCTGCCAGATGAGCCAGGCCTAGGTGTCTACAAACGGTTCGTGCGCTATGTGGCCTACGAGATCCTACCCTGCGAGGTGGACCGCCGTTGGTACTTCTACCAGCACCGCAGCTGCCCGCCCCCAGTGTTCATGGCATCTGTCACCCTTGCCCAGGTGAGTGCTGCCCGTGCCCCAGCCACCCCCTCCACCCAGCCAGGCCCCACCTGACCCCCGTCTCCCCAGATCATCGTGTTCCTGTGCTATGGGGCGCGGCTCAACAAGTGGGTGCTGCAGACCTACCACCCTGAGTATATGAAGAGCCCCCTGGTGTACCACCCCGGGCACCGTGCCCGGGCCTGGCGCTTTCTCACCTACATGTTCATGCACGTCGGGTGAGTGGCTGGGGCTAAGTCAAGAAACGGAGTCTGCACTAGCTGGCACGAGGGAGGGAGACCAGGGTGCTGCCCTGTCTCTCATACCCAGCCCCTTTTCCTCATGCCCATGCCCCTTGTGCCCGGCCCCCACTGTCACAGCCTGGAGCAACTGGGGTTCAATGCGCTTCTGCAGCTGATGATCGGGGTGCCCCTGGAGATGGTGCATGGCCTGCTCCGCATCAGCCTGCTCTACCTGGCTGGCGTGTTGGCAGGTGAGGCAGGTGTGCACCCCCGCCCTCTACCCCACCATCAGGCTGCACCCTCACAGCCTCCTCCTGGCTCACGCAGGCTCACTGACTGTCTCTATCACCGACATGCGGGCCCCCGTGGTGGGGAGCTCCGGCGGGGTCTACGCCCTCTGCTCGGCACATCTGGCCAATGTTGTTATGGTAATGGGACCACCCAGGCGGGGTTTGGGGGTGCCCAGCGGGCACGGGGGGGGTGCCCATCCTGCCTCACAGCCTCTGTCTGCGCTACCAGAACTGGGCTGGGATGCGGTGTCCCTACAAGCTGCTGAGGATGGTGCTGGCCCTGGTGTGCAGTGAGTAGAGGGCCGGGCAGGGTGAGGTGGGTGGGGACGCCAGCTTGTGGCTGGGGCGCCCCCCACAGTTCCTCCCACCTCCTTCGCAGTGAGCTCCGAGGTGGGCCGGGCCGTGTGGTTGCGGTTCTCTCCACCGCTGCCTGCCTCAGGTCCACAGCCCAGCTTCATGGCACACCTGGCAGGTGCAGTGGTGGGCGTGAGCATGGGCCTGACCATCCTGCGTAGCTACGAGGAGCGCCTGGGTGACCAGTGTGGCTGGTGGGTGGTGCTGCTTGCCTATGGCACCTTCCTGCTCTTTGCCATCTTCTGGAACATATTTGCCTATGACCTGCTGGGTGCCCATGTGCCCCCGCCACCCTGACAGGCGCTGGGCAAAGGTGTGGGGTTCAGGTGGCCACTGGCGGGCTGCATATCCATGTGGAAGCTGTTTCTCCCCCTGCGGGGGTGAGTGGCCCCTGTGGCCCCACCAAATCAGA includes the following:
- the RHBDL1 gene encoding rhomboid-related protein 1; this translates as MSREGNAGSTAWGVAGSAGVREDFLEERGGAGVSGPRLPVLCASLRGRGLWGARLSRRRVQRFRDAILHAAAASGAGGAGRRGGAEPSAEQPLRPRPPTGPRRGSMDRSSLLQLIQEQQLDPENTGFISTETFAGLVHNHELPLDPAKLDMLVALAQSNEQGQVCYQELVDLINSKRSSSFKRAIANGQRALPRDGLPDEPGLGVYKRFVRYVAYEILPCEVDRRWYFYQHRSCPPPVFMASVTLAQIIVFLCYGARLNKWVLQTYHPEYMKSPLVYHPGHRARAWRFLTYMFMHVGLEQLGFNALLQLMIGVPLEMVHGLLRISLLYLAGVLAGSLTVSITDMRAPVVGSSGGVYALCSAHLANVVMNWAGMRCPYKLLRMVLALVCMSSEVGRAVWLRFSPPLPASGPQPSFMAHLAGAVVGVSMGLTILRSYEERLGDQCGWWVVLLAYGTFLLFAIFWNIFAYDLLGAHVPPPP